Part of the Bacillus cabrialesii genome is shown below.
TCGACCTGCAGCTCATCGGCTCAAAGCTCGGCGGCACGTTTTTATGGCCGATGCTGGCGCTTTCTAATATCGCACAAGGTTCAGCTGCGCTGGCCATGATGTTTATCGTGAAGGATGAGAAACAAAAAGGCCTTTCCCTTACATCAGGGATTTCTGCTTATCTCGGCATTACAGAGCCTGCTATCTTCGGCGTGAATCTTCGATATAAGTTCCCATTTATCATTGCGATGATCAGCTCAGGGCTTGCCGGGATGTATATTTCTTCTCAAGGTGTGCTGGCAAGCTCCGTCGGTGTCGGCGGCGTGCCGGGGATTTTCTCAATCATGAGCCAGTACTGGGGCGCGTTTGCGATCGGGATGGCGATTGTATTGATTGTGCCGTTTGCCGGAACATACGCGTATGCCAGATTGAAACGAAAATAACCAATGGGGAGCGGGGCGTGTTTTTACGTTCCCTTTTCCCGTTTTTATTTTACAAAACGGTGGTGGAGACAGATGAAAACAGAACAAACGCCATGGTGGAAAAAAGCTGTGGTCTATCAAATTTATCCGAAAAGCTTTAACGATACGACGGGAAACGGTGTCGGCGATCTGAACGGCATTATTGAAAAGCTGGATTACTTAAAAACACTTCAGGTGGATGTGCTTTGGCTGACGCCGATTTATGATTCTCCACAGCATGATAATGGGTATGATATCCGTGACTATTACTCGATCTATCCTGAATACGGAACGATGGAGGACTTTGAGCGCCTGCTGTCCGAAGCGCATAAAAGAGACTTGAAAGTCGTCATGGATCTTGTCGTCAATCATACATCAACAGAGCACAAATGGTTTCAAGAGGCGATTTCGTCAAAAGACAGCCCGTACCGTGATTTTTATATATGGAAAAATCCGCAGGGAAACGGTTCTGTTCCGACAAACTGGAAGTCGAAATTCGGCGGCTCCGCATGGGAGCTTGACGAAGCATCGGGCCAATACTATTTGCATCTGTTTGATGTGACGCAGGCTGATTTGAATTGGGAAAATGAAAAGGTCAGAAAGCAGGTCTATGACATGATGCATTTTTGGTTTGAAAAGGGAATAGACGGCTTCAGGCTTGATGTCATCAACTTGATTTCTAAAGACCAGCGCTTTCCGGATGCGGAAGACGGAGACGACGGCCGTTCCTATTACACTGACGGGCCGCGGGTGCACGAATATCTGCATGAAATGAACGAAAAGGTGTTTTCACATTATGACAGTATGACGGTCGGTGAGATGTCTTCAACGAAGGTAGACCATTGCATCCGGTATACAAATCCCGCAAATAAAGAACTCGATATGACGTTCAGTTTCCATCATCTCAAGGTTGATTATCCAAACGGTGAAAAATGGGCTTTGGCGCCGTTTGACTTTTTGAAGCTAAAGGAGATCTTATCAGAGTGGCAGACGGGGATGCACGCCGGAGGGGGATGGAACGCTCTGTTTTGGTGCAATCACGATCAGCCACGCGTTGTATCGAGATATGGAAATGATGGCGCGTACAGGGTGAAATCGGCGAAAATGCTCGCCACCACCATTCATATGATGCAGGGCACGCCTTATATTTATCAGGGCGAGGAGCTGGGAATGACCAATCCGAAGTTTGAGGACATCAGCTCCTATCGGGATGTCGAATCGCTGAACATGTACCGCGCCTTCAAGAAAAAAGGGATGGCTGACCAAGAGATCACTGCGATTTTACAGGCGAAATCCCGTGACAATTCCAGAACGCCTGTCCAGTGGAATGATACGGAGAATGGCGGTTTTACAACGGGCACGCCATGGATACCGGTTGCCGCTAACTATCGAAAAATCAATGCCGAAGCCGCGCTGAAGGATCAGAACTCGGTGTTTTACCATTATCAAAAACTGATTCAGATTCGAAAAACGTATGACATTGTGACAGAGGGAGCGTATGAGTTAATCGCAAAGGATGACCCGAACGTTTTTGCGTATCTCAGACATGGCGGCAATGAAAAGCTGTTCGTCATCAATAATTTTTACGGGAAAGAGGCAGCCTTTACACTGCCGGATTCTTTAGCGGCTGACGAGTGGAGGGCAGAGGTGCTGTTGACGAACGATGGGGTGAGGGAAGGACTGCAAAACATGACGCTCCGCCCGTATGAGTCCATTGTTTATCGTTTAACGAAACCGTGTTAAACTAAGCTGGGTGGTCCATAATGAAGGTGAATAAATTCATCGCAATCTATAAAGACATCGCACAGGAAATTGAAGGCGGCCGATGGAAAGCGGAGGAGATTCTTCCGTCTGAACATGAGTTGACCGCACAGTACGATACATCTAGAGAAACGGTCAGGAAGGCGCTTCACATGCTTGCGCAAAACGGCTATATCCAGAAAATCAGAGGGAAAGGCTCCATCGTTCTCAACCGTGAAAAAATGCAGTTTCCCGTCTCAGGCCTTGTCAGCTTCAAAGAGCTCGCGCAAACGCTGGGCAAAGAAACGAAAACAACTGTACACAAATTCGGGCTGGGGCCTCCGTCAGAGCTGATCCAAAAACAGCTCCGGGCCAATCCGGATGACGACATCTGGGAAGTCATCAGGTCTAGAAAGATTGACGGGGAACATGTGATTTTGGACAAGGATTACTTTTTCAGAAAGCATGTCCCTCACCTGACGAAAGAAATTTGTGAGAACTCCATATATGAATATATAGAAGGAGAGCTCGGTCTTTCGATCAGCTACGCGCAAAAAGAAATTGTCGCCGAGCCGTGTACGGATGAGGACAGGAAGCTGCTCGATTTACGCGGTTATGACCATATGGTCGTGGTGAGAAACTACGTCTTTTTGGAGGATACGAGTCTGTTTCAATATACGGAAAGCAGACACCGTCTCGACAAATTCAGGTTTGTTGATTTTGCCCGGCGGGGGAAATGAGAGAGGCGCCTGCCTGCGGCAGCGCGCTTTTTTTGTTTGGTATCAAAATTGATACTATCCAACAAAAATGTGCGTACTTTTACTTTTTATCATAATGGCTACAATAGAGATAGAGTAATCAAAAGGAGAGGTGTTCAACATGGCAGATGTAAAGAAACAAATTCTGGACGCATACAATTTCAGACATGCGACAAAGGAATTTGACCCGAATAAAAAAGTATCAGACAGCGATTTTGAATTTATTTTAGAAACAGGAAGACTTTCACCGAGTTCACTCGGCCTTGAGCCTTGGAAATTCGTTGTTGTCCAAAATCCGGAATTTCGCGAGAAGCTTCGCGAATACACATGGGGCGCGCAAAAGCAGCTTCCGACAGCAAGCCATTTCGTCCTGATTCTTGCGCGTACAGCGAAGGATATCAAGTACAATGCGGACTACATCAAACGTCATTTAAAAGAAGTAAAACAAATGCCGCAGGACGTGTATGAAGGCTATCTCAGCAAGACAGAAGAGTTCCAGAAACACGATCTGCATTTGCTTGAAAGCGACAGAACACTGTTTGACTGGGCTTCTAAACAAACGTATATTGCGCTTGGCAACATGATGACCGCCGCTGCGCAAATCGGCGTAGATTCCTGCCCTGTGGAAGGCTTCCAGTATGATCACATTCACCGTATTCTTGAAGAAGAAGGCCTCCTGGAAAACGGAAGCTTCGACATTTCTGTGATGGTGGCATTCGGCTACCGTGTGAGAGACCCTCGTCCGAAAACAAGATCTGCAGTTGAAGATGTTGTGAAATGGGTGTAAATATAGAAAGCTGCTCGTGTAACGAGCAGCTCTTTTTTATGCCTGATTCGCTTTATTTTGTTTTCTTCTCTGACGCAAGTACAATGCCGTTCCGAGTGCGCTGACCAGTATTCCGGCCAAGAGGATCGAGTACATGGATGTAGCTGTGTCCGGAAGCAAGCCGCCAGCCGGGCCGTCCGTACCTGATCCGCTTGATCCGTTTCCTCCAGAGCCGTTTGTCGGTTCGGTGCCGGGAGGTGTATCATCTCCTCCTCCGTTCCCGTCAGTCGGCTGTTTTCCGCCTGGTTTGTCAGAGCCTCCGCCATTATCGCCGTCATCACCGCCTGTCGGCTGATCGGATGGAAATGCCGGCGGTTTGTTGTTTGAACCGGAATTTAAGATCGTGTATTCGCTGAAGTGGTTTGTGTATCCTGTTACCATATCATCGTCAACTGACCCGTTTTCTGTCTTGGTGAAAGCTTTCTTTTTCCGATCGACATGATAAATGGCAGGGTTATGGGCTTCTTCAATATCAAACATGCGAAGCGAAAGCTGAACGGGCTCTTTGAATGATTTTATTTCCTTTCCTTTTTGCTTCACTGTAAAGTCATATACGTCTGCAAGTGAAACATCCAATTCTCCCGTTGACGTAATTCCGATTGCGGTGTCTGCGGCTTTAAGGTTCGCCATTGGCATCTTCATGCTGTACCAGTAGTTGAACACCGTCAATGAAGGATCTGACTCTCTTTCTTTCAAAAGTTTGACCTGATCTTTTTTCACTTTAAGATTGATAGGCTTCTCTTGAGATCCTTCATGTGTTCCATAATAGACAAACGGCGTGTTGGCATTTTTCGCATAAATCGCAAATTTGTCCTCATCAAGTGTCCAGCTGCCGTCTTTCTGCTTTGTCGGTAGGAATACTTCTTTGATGCGTCCTTCGATTTTAGGAGAGACCTTGTGTCCTAGTTTTTTCAGCTGTTCGGTGAAAATCTCATAATCCACGTAGCCAAGGTCTTCACCATGGGACGCTTCTGTAAAGACAGAATATCCGTCTCCACCGGCGCCGACAAAATTATTCGTTGCCACGCGGTAGGTATTATCCATATTCAGATCAACTTTGTCTCCGTTAAGCGATTCAATTTTCACCTCTAAAACGCGGTGTCCAGGTTCGTTGTTTAATGTAAAGGTATAGTCGATTCCGGCCACCTGAGGGAAGGCGCCGCCTCCATTTTCCACATTGCTTAATCCTTGTTCAAGGGCTTCTTTAATTTGTTTTCCGGTCAAATCGGCCACGTAAAGCGTATTTCCGAACGGCATCACGTTCAGCACCTCGCCGAGTGTGATATCGCCTTTGTCAATGCCGGCTCTGATGCCGCCGCCATTTGTGATCGCGATTCTGGCGCCGGCTGCTTCTTTCGCTTTTGCCAGCATGCCGTCCGCGATAAAGTTTCCGAGATTGGTTTCCTTCGTCCGCACATGCTCGCGCTGGCCGTCAAGCGCCACATCCGTGTAGCCGACTTTTTCATTTTTGACGTCCTCTAGTTCACTTTTGAACTGATCCAGCCCTTTTTTGGCTTCTGCGTTTTCTTCTGTATGTTCATCAATCGGCAGCACACTCAGATTTGATTTGTCTGTTTGCACAACGCCGTTTTCATCAAACGCGACATCAACACGTCCCAAGTATTGGCCGTATTCTTTTGCCTGCGCCACGATCGTCGGCTCTTCGTTGTTCACGACCTCCATTTTGTCTACGAGGGTGTGTGTGTGTCCGCCGATGATTAAGTCAATGCCTTTTACTTTTTTGGCTAGCTCAAGATCACGGTTATGCCCGATATGGGTTAAAGCGATAATTTTATTTACTTTTTCTTCTTCCTGAATCGTTTTGACCGTGTTTTGCGCGGTTTCAAACGCATCATGAAAGACAATGCTCTTGCCCGGGCTTGATGTGGTGGCTGTATCTTCCGTTGTCAGCCCGAATACGGCGACTTTCTCACCGTCAACATCTAACAGAATGTAAGGGTGGATGCCGGGCTCTTTCTTTTCGCCTGCCGTAAAGGTTTGCGGCTTTTTGACATAGGATGACAGCTTAGGCTCATTTGATACATCCACGTTTGCGCTGACGACCGGAAATTCAGGCGCTTCAAAGCGGTAGCGGTTTGCCGGATCGACGGTTGTGCTGTTTCCGCTTAGAAAATCAGAAAGCACTGTCGGGCCTTTATCAAATTCATGGTTTCCGAAAGTCATGGCGTCATAGCCCATCATGTTCATGAATTTCAAATCGGCTAAACCGTTCCACTTTGTGAAATACAGGTCGCCGGAAAACACATCTCCCGCATCAAGGAGAATGTTGTGGTCTGTTTCGTTTCGCACTTCGTTGATTTTCGTCATTCGTCTCGCTGCGTCATCGAGGTGGGCGTGCGTATCATTCGTGTGCATCACAGTCAGATCCCACAGTCCGTCTTGAGGAGGATCAGGATTTGAATCATCATCGAATTGCAGCTTGTACACACCATAGCCAGTATTTGCAGACTCGCTTACATAAGCGACATCGTCCGCTTTATCGGCAAAAGGCTTAGCCAAAAGTGAGGATTCAAACGTCAAATTTGTTCCGGAAACAGGCGCGATTGACCAGTTGTTGTCCGCTTTTGGATTGACTGTTTTTTGTTCGATAATGTAATCCATCAGCACCTGTCTATTTTCAACAGCGGAGCCGTGGACAATCTTATCGCTCGTCAGGTGAGGGAAACCGCCGCCTCCGGACGCGCGATAATTATTTGTGACGACGAGAAATTCCTGGGTCGCGTTGATGGGTTTACCTTCATAGGAAAGGTTGATAATCCGGGATGAATCCGCGTTGATGACTTTTCCGTTCTCATTGTATTTCGCCGGTTTTGTCACATCGACCTGATATGTGACGCCGTCAATCACGTCAAAATTATAGGAGCGGAAATTCTCATTCAGCAAGGCTTGATCACCGCTTTTTGACGGATCAATTTGATTGAATTGGCCTGCTGACATGTCCAGCCAGTCCTTGACCTCGCTGCCTGTCAACTTGACGATCTGAACGGTATTATCATAAAGATACAAGTCACCGACGTTTTTAATCGCAAGATCACCGGCCGGAATGTTTGTATAGTAATTGGCTCCGTTTCTGCCGCCTGCTTTAAACGGCGCTCCCGCAGACAAAATTGGAAGGTCCTTGTACTTGGTATCCTTCATTTCCTTTTCAGCGTACCATTTTTGCGCGTCGGTCACGATCTGAATGGAAGGGTCATCTTTGACCTGTGCAAAAAAGCTGTTAATATCTGCTTCTGTTTTGCCGACCGGTTTTCTGACATATTCGAGTGTGTTTTGGTGTGTTTGCCGGATGGTGTTTGCGACCGTTTCATTTCGGGATGTGACAGTGCCGGCAATGGATTCAATACTGCCTTTGGAATCTGCCACCTTCCATGAACCGTCAGTCTTTTCGAGTTTGAGGTCAATCACGCCTAAGTATTTGCCCCAGCTGCTCGGCATAACGACAGGAATGCCGTTAATCGTTCCTTTTTCAACATCGAATTGGGGAACACCCGCATACTCGGCGGAAGGGAACAGTCCGTGCTGATGGCCCGAGATGATCGCGTCAATGCCTTTCGTTTTAGTGGCAAGATCAAACACGGCGTTTTCGGCGCCGGATGATTGCGCCTGTTTTTCAATGCCGGTGTGGGCGAGAGCAATGATGACATCAGCGCCTTCCGCCTTCATTTTCGGAATCGTTTCATTGGCTGATTCTACGATATCCTGCACCTGGACCTGGCCCTCGAGATTCTTTTTGTCCCACGTCATGATTTGCGGCGGGACGAAGCCTATGTAGCCGACTTTTACTTTCTGTTCATTACCGTTTTCATCAGTGACGGTTTTTTCTTTCAAAACATACGGCGTATAACGGTTTGCACCGCTTGTTGTTTTGACGTTGGCATTGACAATCGGGAAATCGGCTCCTTTGATCGTGCCGTCCAGAAAGTCGAGCCCGTAGTTAAATTCATGATTGCCCAGTGTACCGGCGTCGTATTTCAGCGCATTCATGACGCTGATGATCGGATGGGTTTTCGCGCCGGAGATAATGTCGTCTTTTTCATATTTCACCGCGTATTCGCCCAGCGGATTCCCTTGAATCAAGTCGCCGTTATCGACGAGCAGGGTGTTTGGGTTTTGCTCGCGGTGCTTTTGGATCAGCTGTGCCGTTCTCGCCAGCCCGAAATCCGTCGTTTCTTTGTCGCTGTAGTAATCGTAATCCATCATGTTGGCATGAATATCAGTCGTGGCCAAAATACTCAGATGTACCTGAGGAGCCGCGCTTTCTTCTGCATGAATGGGTGGTGTTGGGAGGATTAGGCTAAGTATCATAATTGGGGGCAAAAGAATACGGAGAATGTTGCCGACGTGTGTTCGTCTTTTCTGTATTCTCACCAGTTCTCCACCTTTCAACGAAATTTGTGTTACAGCTCCTATTGTAAGAATATTTTGTAACTATTTGTAGGTGTTTCTTTATGATTATTGTAAAAGGGAGAAAAATGAGTATTATGTAGCAGCATCAAACGACAAATGCTGGGTATTTATGCTTATCGTTTGTCAGATTCGCGAAATGTTTATTTTAGTGTGGCTGGGGTAGAGTGTTTTATGTAGACATACTAAAGCGGGAGGTAATGATTCATGGGAAAAAAAATTGCAGTTGTTTTGACAGATTATTTTGAGGATAGTGAGTATACTGAGCCTGCGAAAGCCTTTAAAGAAGCGGGACATGAATTGACTGTCATTGAGAATGAAAAAGGAAAAACAGTAAAAGGCAAGCAGGGGAACGCGGAAGTGACAGTTGACGCGTCCATTGACGACGTGAACCCTTCAGACTTTGATGCGCTTTTGATTCCCGGAGGATTTTCACCAGACCAGCTTCGCGCTGATGACCGTTTCGTCCAATTTGCAAAAGCATTTATGACTGACAAAAAACCGGTATTTGCAATCTGCCACGGCCCGCAGCTCTTAATCAACGCGAAAGCGCTCGATGGCCGAAAAGCAACAGGCTATACATCCATTCGAGTTGATATGGAAAACGCGGGTGCCCACGTCGTAGACCAGGAAGTGGTCGTTTGCCAAAATCAATTGGTCACAAGCCGCACACCGGACGACATTCCGGCATTTAACCGCGAATCTTTGGCATTGCTTGAGAAATAAGAAAAACGGACGCTCCCGGGCGTCCGTTTTATGTTTCTTAGGCTTGAGCACCTGTCAGTTTATTGTATCTATAATACAAGAAGGCGGCTGCAGCTGTTCCGATGACTGCTATGCCGAAGTCGAACATAAAGATATGGGCGATGCCTCCCGCTTTTGCGATGAGCCCCGTAGCAATCGGCAGCAGAATCGACGCGATGCTTGAAGCGGTGGCTACAATTCCGGTAACGGTTCCTTTTCGCTTCCAGAAAAGCTCTGTCATTAATGTAATGGTAATTTGAAACACACCCGCGGTTGAAAAGCCTAAGAAAAAGGCGGTGATATCGAGCACAACTGGCACATGAACCGTCAGCATGACCGCGAGCGTACATAAAGTAATAATAGGATATAAGAGCGTAATCATGACTGGCTTTACCCATCTGTTCAGCAGAAGGGCTAATAATAAAACGGATGTCAGAGATCCTATGCTGTAATAGCTCAGCAATTGCACGGATGCTGATTCAGCTAGACCGGCAGCCTTTTGCGCGTAGCTCGGGAGCCAGATTTGAGAAACCGTAAATAAAGCTGTAGATGTAAAACCGATAACGATCAGTGCGATGCCTTCTTTCTGGAAAACGGGTTCAGACAAGAAAGCGGAGGTTTCCTGTTGGCCGCCGCTAATTGGCTTGTTCTGTTTCTTAGGAAACGGCAGTGTTGATAAGTAAACGATATTCAGCACATAGACTGCTGCCGGCAGATAAAAAGCAAATCCGTAAAACAGGCTGTGATCTGCTAATAATGTGATCAGAAGCGGCAAAAGTGCGGCTCCGACAGACATAAAGGCTTTAACCAAGACATTCGCCGAGCCGGAAGCAGACGGGAAGAGCTCGGTTAAGGCCGGATATGTTCCGGCGTCCATTGCTGAATTTGCGACTCCGGCTAATAAGGCGAACACAAACGCCAATTCATAGCTCGGTGATAAAGGAATACCGACTAAAAAGACGGCCATAATTCCCGCAGAAGCGACAACAAGCGGTTTTCGGCCGATTTTATCTGATAAAACCCCGGAAATGCCGTATGTCAGAAGCTTGCCGAACCCGATAGCGGCAATGACATAACTGATGCCGGTCGGATCGGTATTCCACTGTTTTGTTAAAGAGGACATATTGGATGCGAGAATGATGTTGACCATTCCCAGAAAGAAGTAGTTGATATACATTCCGGATGCTGTTTTGATAGGTGTCGTTTTCATGCTTGTCCTCCTACAAATCTTATTCGAACATGTTGCTGTTTGATGTTCATGGACGTTTGTGGCAATGATAAAAAAGACTCGCCGAGTTTTCGGCCAGTCTCCATTATTTACGAAGCGAAGCTAGTTCTTGTGCAATTGCCTGCATTTCACTCGGGCTGAATGATTGTTTTTTCATCACCATGCTGTGAAGGTACGTGAGGTCTTCGATCTTTTCATCACTGAAATCCTCCGCTTTGATCACGCCGACGTTCAGCATGTTCAGTTTTTGGGAAATCTCTTCAATCATTTGAGTTAATGTTTCTGTATTTGGGCTGGACAAGTGGTTCCATCCTTTCTTTGCGCGATATTGGGTATGTTTTATTCTAACAGAATTCGATCAGAAAAAAACCCTATTCTAAAAGCTGGCTGTTGATTGCAAAAAAGTGGTGACATCAGTTGAAAAGGAAATGAACATCCTACTAAGATATTCATGAAGGTTTCTTTTTAGAGAAATAGGGGCAAAGAATAGGGAGGTT
Proteins encoded:
- the treC gene encoding alpha,alpha-phosphotrehalase; its protein translation is MKTEQTPWWKKAVVYQIYPKSFNDTTGNGVGDLNGIIEKLDYLKTLQVDVLWLTPIYDSPQHDNGYDIRDYYSIYPEYGTMEDFERLLSEAHKRDLKVVMDLVVNHTSTEHKWFQEAISSKDSPYRDFYIWKNPQGNGSVPTNWKSKFGGSAWELDEASGQYYLHLFDVTQADLNWENEKVRKQVYDMMHFWFEKGIDGFRLDVINLISKDQRFPDAEDGDDGRSYYTDGPRVHEYLHEMNEKVFSHYDSMTVGEMSSTKVDHCIRYTNPANKELDMTFSFHHLKVDYPNGEKWALAPFDFLKLKEILSEWQTGMHAGGGWNALFWCNHDQPRVVSRYGNDGAYRVKSAKMLATTIHMMQGTPYIYQGEELGMTNPKFEDISSYRDVESLNMYRAFKKKGMADQEITAILQAKSRDNSRTPVQWNDTENGGFTTGTPWIPVAANYRKINAEAALKDQNSVFYHYQKLIQIRKTYDIVTEGAYELIAKDDPNVFAYLRHGGNEKLFVINNFYGKEAAFTLPDSLAADEWRAEVLLTNDGVREGLQNMTLRPYESIVYRLTKPC
- the treR gene encoding trehalose operon repressor codes for the protein MKVNKFIAIYKDIAQEIEGGRWKAEEILPSEHELTAQYDTSRETVRKALHMLAQNGYIQKIRGKGSIVLNREKMQFPVSGLVSFKELAQTLGKETKTTVHKFGLGPPSELIQKQLRANPDDDIWEVIRSRKIDGEHVILDKDYFFRKHVPHLTKEICENSIYEYIEGELGLSISYAQKEIVAEPCTDEDRKLLDLRGYDHMVVVRNYVFLEDTSLFQYTESRHRLDKFRFVDFARRGK
- a CDS encoding NAD(P)H-dependent oxidoreductase codes for the protein MADVKKQILDAYNFRHATKEFDPNKKVSDSDFEFILETGRLSPSSLGLEPWKFVVVQNPEFREKLREYTWGAQKQLPTASHFVLILARTAKDIKYNADYIKRHLKEVKQMPQDVYEGYLSKTEEFQKHDLHLLESDRTLFDWASKQTYIALGNMMTAAAQIGVDSCPVEGFQYDHIHRILEEEGLLENGSFDISVMVAFGYRVRDPRPKTRSAVEDVVKWV
- a CDS encoding multifunctional 2',3'-cyclic-nucleotide 2'-phosphodiesterase/3'-nucleotidase/5'-nucleotidase → MRIQKRRTHVGNILRILLPPIMILSLILPTPPIHAEESAAPQVHLSILATTDIHANMMDYDYYSDKETTDFGLARTAQLIQKHREQNPNTLLVDNGDLIQGNPLGEYAVKYEKDDIISGAKTHPIISVMNALKYDAGTLGNHEFNYGLDFLDGTIKGADFPIVNANVKTTSGANRYTPYVLKEKTVTDENGNEQKVKVGYIGFVPPQIMTWDKKNLEGQVQVQDIVESANETIPKMKAEGADVIIALAHTGIEKQAQSSGAENAVFDLATKTKGIDAIISGHQHGLFPSAEYAGVPQFDVEKGTINGIPVVMPSSWGKYLGVIDLKLEKTDGSWKVADSKGSIESIAGTVTSRNETVANTIRQTHQNTLEYVRKPVGKTEADINSFFAQVKDDPSIQIVTDAQKWYAEKEMKDTKYKDLPILSAGAPFKAGGRNGANYYTNIPAGDLAIKNVGDLYLYDNTVQIVKLTGSEVKDWLDMSAGQFNQIDPSKSGDQALLNENFRSYNFDVIDGVTYQVDVTKPAKYNENGKVINADSSRIINLSYEGKPINATQEFLVVTNNYRASGGGGFPHLTSDKIVHGSAVENRQVLMDYIIEQKTVNPKADNNWSIAPVSGTNLTFESSLLAKPFADKADDVAYVSESANTGYGVYKLQFDDDSNPDPPQDGLWDLTVMHTNDTHAHLDDAARRMTKINEVRNETDHNILLDAGDVFSGDLYFTKWNGLADLKFMNMMGYDAMTFGNHEFDKGPTVLSDFLSGNSTTVDPANRYRFEAPEFPVVSANVDVSNEPKLSSYVKKPQTFTAGEKKEPGIHPYILLDVDGEKVAVFGLTTEDTATTSSPGKSIVFHDAFETAQNTVKTIQEEEKVNKIIALTHIGHNRDLELAKKVKGIDLIIGGHTHTLVDKMEVVNNEEPTIVAQAKEYGQYLGRVDVAFDENGVVQTDKSNLSVLPIDEHTEENAEAKKGLDQFKSELEDVKNEKVGYTDVALDGQREHVRTKETNLGNFIADGMLAKAKEAAGARIAITNGGGIRAGIDKGDITLGEVLNVMPFGNTLYVADLTGKQIKEALEQGLSNVENGGGAFPQVAGIDYTFTLNNEPGHRVLEVKIESLNGDKVDLNMDNTYRVATNNFVGAGGDGYSVFTEASHGEDLGYVDYEIFTEQLKKLGHKVSPKIEGRIKEVFLPTKQKDGSWTLDEDKFAIYAKNANTPFVYYGTHEGSQEKPINLKVKKDQVKLLKERESDPSLTVFNYWYSMKMPMANLKAADTAIGITSTGELDVSLADVYDFTVKQKGKEIKSFKEPVQLSLRMFDIEEAHNPAIYHVDRKKKAFTKTENGSVDDDMVTGYTNHFSEYTILNSGSNNKPPAFPSDQPTGGDDGDNGGGSDKPGGKQPTDGNGGGDDTPPGTEPTNGSGGNGSSGSGTDGPAGGLLPDTATSMYSILLAGILVSALGTALYLRQRRKQNKANQA
- the yfkM gene encoding general stress protein 18, producing MGKKIAVVLTDYFEDSEYTEPAKAFKEAGHELTVIENEKGKTVKGKQGNAEVTVDASIDDVNPSDFDALLIPGGFSPDQLRADDRFVQFAKAFMTDKKPVFAICHGPQLLINAKALDGRKATGYTSIRVDMENAGAHVVDQEVVVCQNQLVTSRTPDDIPAFNRESLALLEK
- a CDS encoding MFS transporter, with product MKTTPIKTASGMYINYFFLGMVNIILASNMSSLTKQWNTDPTGISYVIAAIGFGKLLTYGISGVLSDKIGRKPLVVASAGIMAVFLVGIPLSPSYELAFVFALLAGVANSAMDAGTYPALTELFPSASGSANVLVKAFMSVGAALLPLLITLLADHSLFYGFAFYLPAAVYVLNIVYLSTLPFPKKQNKPISGGQQETSAFLSEPVFQKEGIALIVIGFTSTALFTVSQIWLPSYAQKAAGLAESASVQLLSYYSIGSLTSVLLLALLLNRWVKPVMITLLYPIITLCTLAVMLTVHVPVVLDITAFFLGFSTAGVFQITITLMTELFWKRKGTVTGIVATASSIASILLPIATGLIAKAGGIAHIFMFDFGIAVIGTAAAAFLYYRYNKLTGAQA
- a CDS encoding DUF1128 domain-containing protein, with the protein product MSSPNTETLTQMIEEISQKLNMLNVGVIKAEDFSDEKIEDLTYLHSMVMKKQSFSPSEMQAIAQELASLRK